The Arabidopsis thaliana chromosome 5, partial sequence genomic interval GCTCTATGCGGAGTCTCTGGCTCGATTCCAAGGAGGATCCCCTTACATCTATCCGTTGTACGGTCTAGGAGAGCTGCCACAGGTTCGTGTTCACTCTATtctcatgtttcttcttatttttacgACTTTTTCCTCTGTCTCAAacctctgtttctgtttcaggCTTTTGCACGTTTGAGTGCTGTGTACGGTGGGACTTACATGCTCAACAAGCCCGAATGCAAGGTTATGAACAACCtataatctcttctttctctgtttataaaTGATATAACTTAACTCTTTTAAAGATAGAAACTCATGAACCTTCAATATCATCCCTAACAGGTAGAGTTTGATGGTTCTGGAAAAGCTATTGGTGTCACTTCTGCAGGAGAAACTGCTAAATGCAAGAAAGTTGTATGTGATCCTTCTTACCTGTCTGAAAAGGTAACCCTAAACCCATTTCAACTGCAGTAACTGCTAAGTTTTTATACTGTCTAGTTACCTTCTAAGACGGTTTCCTTGTCTTTCAGGTTAAGAAAGTTGGAAAAGTAACTCGAGCGGTGTGTATAATGAGCCATCCTATTCCAGACACAAATGATGCTCACTCGGTTCAAATCATTCTTCCTCAGAAGCAACTCGGTCGCAAATCAGACATGTAAGATCATAGTCAAGAACACATTCAAATTACAGAAACATGCATGTATCTGATTTGTTTCTACTTTGAAACAGTTGAAGATAAATCTCttgagtttttggattttgtaggTACTTGTTCTGTTGCTCATACGCTCACAATGTGGCACCAAAGGGCAAATACATAGCTTTTGTCTCTGCAGAAGCTGAAACTGACAATCCAGAAGAGGAGCTTAAACCCGGAATCGAATTGCTTGGACCTACTGATGAGATCTTCTATCATTCTTATGACACATACGTTCCAACCAatattcaagaagaagataactgTTTCATCTCTGCTGTAAGAGAATATCACATCACAACAATTTGTTGCTTACGTATCTTATTACCTTTTTCtgatgtttgttgtttttgttttgtgttgtcaGACTTACGATGCAACAACACATTTCGAGAGTACAGTTGTAGATGTACTTGACATGTACACCAAGATCACTGGAAAGGTATAAACCTCATCACTGGCTGTTTCTTGACTCACAAGCAAACGCAACATTTTGAATCCTAATAAGTTTTTTATactgtcttttcttttgcagacTCTTGATTTGTCTGTGGACTTGAGTGCTGCAAGTGCTGCTGCAGAGAATTGATAACTTGCGTTTTTCCTTCCGCTGAGTGGTTTTAAATTGCAAgtgattgtttatttttctattggATAAAGACATAAAGTTCAAAGTAACACAAGTTTGCGTTTTTGTTCATCTTACTTAAAACACTGGttgattttgctttcatttgtattttttttttttgagaaatacTTACCTTTCTAagtttatttacattttttctttgattaacaatttaacattcccaaaatttcaaaaagattaGTTTGATACTTCAATTGCAATATTGGAACAAATAGGAGAAATGTAATTACAtatacaatattttgtttcactcAAATAATTTCTCGTGTCTCTGATTGTTTCTGccaatttaaaagtttcaataCCATGTTTTGATCatcataatttaataaatgacttttttcggtttttcctTACTCGTTCTTAGCGAACCAGTAACCGATTTCCTTCTAAACCGTCTTGGTTCCTCGAATTTGATTACGTCTCCAGGTGAAAGCCGTGTAAATAACTCAACTAAGCTCGGATTCGGTCTATCTCGGTTAATATGGAAAATAGAAATATGAACCGTTCATTGGTCCGACTCGGTTAGTGAATAATCCCCATCCTTTATACGACACCGTATGCAAAACCATTGGtaattttcattctttcttcttcaagaagtGCCgttagatagagagagagatatagagagagaaagaatggaGGGAAAGAAGTTTGGAGCGCAGTCTACCGCTCGTGCGCCACTGCCACTGCCACAGCCGCCATCAGCACCGCCGCCAGAATACGTAACGTTTCGCATTCTCTGCAACGTGTCTCAGGCCGGGCATGTGATCGGGAAACATGGAGGAATGGTTAAGAAGCTTCATAAATCAACAGAATCCAGTATCTGGGTCGAGAAGACTCCTCTTGATGATTCTCCGTACCGTATCATCAAGATTTTCGGTCATGTAGGTTCAGTGTCTAGGGTGAAATTAGGTGTTATTGTTAATAACGTTAGCAACAGGGAGAAGAAGgagcaagaacaagaagttGAAGTCTCCAGAGCACAATACGcgttgattagggttttcgaaGCTCTAAATTTCGGAGATTGCACTAGTAGTACCGTCTCCTGTAATCTGTTGATGGAAGGGAGCCATGTGGTTACTGTGATAGGTAAGAATGGTGAATTGATGCAGAGGATATTGGAAGAAACTGGTTGTAATGTTCAACTACGTTCACATGATTTGTCAATTTGCACAAACCCTGGTGACGTAGTGCTCAAGGTACGAACtcgtgattttgttttctggtaAAATATTAGTCGTTGATCAAAGCACTTCTTTTCGGGTCAAGTTCTTGTAGAATCATTCATGGTACTTATGCTAGGGATAAAGTTAGAATCTTATAATTTCTTATGCTGAGTGGACCTACCAAATGTGGCAGATCGAAGGAAATAGACTTTCTGCAGTGATGAAGGCACTAGTATCCATATCCAGTCGCTTGCAGGCTTGTCCGCCGATTTCTACGGCGTCTTTGCATGCTGAGGCGGTTCCTGATGCTCTACGCAGGCCTATGGAATACAGGTCACAACAGTATAGGGAAGTTGATCCTCATGGTTCCTTGCATAG includes:
- the GDI gene encoding GDP dissociation inhibitor family protein / Rab GTPase activator family protein (GDP dissociation inhibitor family protein / Rab GTPase activator family protein; FUNCTIONS IN: RAB GDP-dissociation inhibitor activity; INVOLVED IN: regulation of GTPase activity, protein transport; LOCATED IN: cellular_component unknown; EXPRESSED IN: 16 plant structures; EXPRESSED DURING: 12 growth stages; CONTAINS InterPro DOMAIN/s: Rab GTPase activator (InterPro:IPR002005), GDP dissociation inhibitor (InterPro:IPR018203), Rab GDI protein (InterPro:IPR000806); BEST Arabidopsis thaliana protein match is: RAB GDP dissociation inhibitor 2 (TAIR:AT3G59920.1); Has 1326 Blast hits to 1219 proteins in 259 species: Archae - 2; Bacteria - 4; Metazoa - 658; Fungi - 290; Plants - 182; Viruses - 0; Other Eukaryotes - 190 (source: NCBI BLink).) — its product is MDEEYDVIVLGTGLKECILSGLLSVDGLKVLHMDRNDYYGGESSSLNLTQLWKRFRGSDTPEENLGASREYNVDMIPKFIMANGLLVQTLIHTDVTKYLNFKAVDGSFVYKKGKIYKVPATDVEALKSPLMGLFEKRRARKFFIYVQDYDEKDPKSHEGLDLSKVTAREIISKYGLEDDTIDFIGHALALHNDDDYLDQPAIDFVKRIKLYAESLARFQGGSPYIYPLYGLGELPQAFARLSAVYGGTYMLNKPECKVEFDGSGKAIGVTSAGETAKCKKVVCDPSYLSEKVKKVGKVTRAVCIMSHPIPDTNDAHSVQIILPQKQLGRKSDMYLFCCSYAHNVAPKGKYIAFVSAEAETDNPEEELKPGIELLGPTDEIFYHSYDTYVPTNIQEEDNCFISATYDATTHFESTVVDVLDMYTKITGKTLDLSVDLSAASAAAEN